GGCCGCGGTCCGCTCCACCGCATCCTCGACCAGCGCGACCACGTCCGCCGGGAAACGGCGATAGTCGCCGATCACCCGCAACCGGACGTTCTCGCGCACCAGCTCGGCCAGGTCGTGACGGATGAAGAATTTGAGCAGGCCCATCAGCCCGCTGACCTCATCCTCGGGGCGACGCCAGTTCTCCGAGGAGAAGGCGTACAGCGTCAGCGCCTCCAGCCCCATCGCCCGTGCGGCGCGGGTGACGGTACGCACCGCCTCCACCCCCGCGCGATGCCCCGCGGCGCGCGGCAGGTGACGCCTGGCGGCCCAGCGGCCGTTGCCATCCATGATGATCGCCACGTGACGCGGCAACACCTCCGGCACGGGCTGGTGCGTGGCCGCCGCGGTCGCCATCATTCCTCCCCCAAGGATCCCCGGCGCGTCACTTGCCCAGAATTTCCTTTTCCTTGGCCGCCGCGACCGTATCGATGTCCGCGATCGTGGCGTCGGTCAGCTTCTGGACCTCGCCCTCGTGACGCTTGCGCTCGTCCTCGCTGAACACGCCCTTCTTCTCGTCGGTCTTCAGCGCGTCCATGCCGTCGCGGCGGACGTTGCGTACCGCCACCTTGGCCTTCTCCGAATATTGCCCGGCGAGCTTCGCCAGTTCCTTGCGGCGCTCCTCGGTCAGGTCCGGGATCGGCAGCCGCAGCGTCGTGCCGTCGTTGATCGGGTTGAGGCCGAGCCCGGCCGACCGGATCGCCTTCTCAACCGGCCCGACGTTGGTCTTGTCCCACACCTGGACCGAGATCATGCGCGGCTCGGGCACCGACACCGTCGCCACCTGGTTCAGCGGCATGTGCGCGCCGTACACCTCGACCGTCACCGGATCCAGCAGCGAGGTCGACGCACGCCCGGTGCGCAGACCGCCCAGGTCGCCCTTCAGCGATTCCACCGCGCCCTGCATGCGGCGCTCCAGATCTGCCTTGTCATAGGCGGCCATCAGATCGTCTCCATTTGCTTCTGCACGACCGTCGATACCCCCTCACCGCGCAGCACGGCGGCGAAGTTGCCGTGCTCGCGGATGTTGAAGACGACGATCGGAATGTTCGAATCACGGCACAGCGCGATCGCGCTGGCGTCCATGACCTTCAGGTTCCTCGCCAGCACCGTGTCGTAACTGACGGTATCGAAACGCTTGGCGCTCGCCACCTTCTTGGGATCGGCATCGTAGACGCCGTCGACCGAGGTGCCCTTGAACAGCGCGTCGCAGTTCAGCTCCGCCGCACGCAACGCCGCGCCGCTGTCGGTGGTGAAGAACGGCGAGCCGACGCCCGCCGCGAAGATCACGACGCGGCCCTTCTCCAGATGCCGCTCGGCGCGGCGCCGGATGAACGGCTCGCACACCGACTGCATCGGGATCGCGGACTGGACGCGGGTATCGACCCCGATCTGCTCCAGCGCGTTCTGCACCGCCAGCGCGTTCATGACGGTCGCCAGCATGCCCATGTAATCGGCGGTGCCGCGCTCGAACCCCTTGGCCGCCGCGGCGAGGCCGCGGAAGATGTTGCCGCCACCGACGACGATGCACAGCTCGTAGCCCTGCGCCTTCACGTCCGCGATCTCCTCCGCCACGCGCGCGGTGATCGCGGGATCGATCGCCAGCCCCCCCTCGCCCATCAGCACTTCGCCGGACAGTTTGAGGAGGATGCGTTTGTAGCGGGGCTGGGTCATGGAATCCGGATGATGGTGGAGGGCGGCGCGGACCCTAGGCGGCAGGTCCGCGGCTGGCAATGGGTTGACACCTACCCAAACCGTCACCCCGGGGTCGACCCGGGATAACGACGAAGGCATCTTCCCCCGAAAGGAAAACCGCCGCTCCGGCATCCCGGAGCGGCGGCCCTCTTCGTGCGCAGGCTGTGCGGACGGCTCAGGCGTTCTGCGGCACGCCCGAGGCAGCGGCGACTTCGGCGGCGAAGTCGGACACTTCCTTCTCGATGCCCTCGCCCAGCTGGAAGCGGACATAGTCCTTCAGCGCGATCGCGGCGCCGGCATCCTTGCCCGCCTTCGCGACGACGTCGCTGATCTTGGTCTTGCCGTCCATCACGAACAGCTGGCTGACCAGCGCATGCTCCTTGCGGTACTTGGCGATCGAACCCTCGACCATCTTGGCGATGATGTCGGCCGGCTTGCCCGATTCGGCGGCCTTCTC
The sequence above is drawn from the Sphingomonas adhaesiva genome and encodes:
- a CDS encoding isoprenyl transferase, with translation MMATAAATHQPVPEVLPRHVAIIMDGNGRWAARRHLPRAAGHRAGVEAVRTVTRAARAMGLEALTLYAFSSENWRRPEDEVSGLMGLLKFFIRHDLAELVRENVRLRVIGDYRRFPADVVALVEDAVERTAANTGPILAIALNYGAQAELVAAAQRLAARAAAGGMDPAAIDVDAVERELETRELPPLDLLIRTSGEQRLSNFLLWQAAYAELLFVETLWPDFGAADLAAAVDAFGRRQRRYGGL
- the frr gene encoding ribosome recycling factor — protein: MAAYDKADLERRMQGAVESLKGDLGGLRTGRASTSLLDPVTVEVYGAHMPLNQVATVSVPEPRMISVQVWDKTNVGPVEKAIRSAGLGLNPINDGTTLRLPIPDLTEERRKELAKLAGQYSEKAKVAVRNVRRDGMDALKTDEKKGVFSEDERKRHEGEVQKLTDATIADIDTVAAAKEKEILGK
- the pyrH gene encoding UMP kinase, whose product is MTQPRYKRILLKLSGEVLMGEGGLAIDPAITARVAEEIADVKAQGYELCIVVGGGNIFRGLAAAAKGFERGTADYMGMLATVMNALAVQNALEQIGVDTRVQSAIPMQSVCEPFIRRRAERHLEKGRVVIFAAGVGSPFFTTDSGAALRAAELNCDALFKGTSVDGVYDADPKKVASAKRFDTVSYDTVLARNLKVMDASAIALCRDSNIPIVVFNIREHGNFAAVLRGEGVSTVVQKQMETI